One Drosophila santomea strain STO CAGO 1482 chromosome X, Prin_Dsan_1.1, whole genome shotgun sequence DNA segment encodes these proteins:
- the LOC120456075 gene encoding kinesin-like protein Nod, with translation MDAAKLSAVRIAVREAPYRQFLRRREPSVIHFPPWSNGKSLMVEQNEFNFDYVFPASISQDEMYQALIQPLVDKLIEGYPCTALAYGQTGTGKSYSMGMAPPDKPEHLGVLPRVLAEILDRVTARQENHKDPIRVYASFIEIYNEKPYDLLSSTPHMPMVVARSQQCTCLPLHSQEELQFILELGTRNRRVRPTNMNSNSSRSHAIVTIHVKSETHHSRMNIVDLAGSEGVRRTGHEGVARQEGVNINLGLLSINKVVMAMAAGHMVIPYRDSVLTTVLQESLTAQSYLTFLACISPHRCDLTETMSTLRFGTGAKKLRLNPMQMAQQKQLLAARTPHVFRQVLSTSTVTGNQTPKSKCSTVKPLTGGLRRTRSELGMTPKAKKRTRMILGQEETTLEPSSVHSTDSCQTLLGFHCDIDQDRDLMPPPGVEPSQPSRLHSTAMTIAEEIEPEPEEPSTVEQPINPTTARYQLFHTNISPISLRASSSQREVSGLQPMEDTTVPLAMQSCLRRSARIANRQSSAVPRVMNLRRSRRLAAFRERDTSVAVKTETVTTPPRVNDGAQNVKPNEWLANHIKTFLDQLNNGTARELQNIPGIGSKTALSLTLYRSRLGGFQNLNQVKSLPLWPGNRWKRICEANCLET, from the exons ATGGATGCGGCCAAATTGAGCGCCGTTCGGATTGCGGTCCGCGAGGCGCCGTACCGCCAGTTTTTGAGGCGTCGGGAGCCCAGCGTCATTCACTTTCCGCCATGGAGCAACGGGAAG TCGTTAATGGTGGAGCAGAATGAGTTCAACTTCGATTACGTCTTTCCCGCGTCCATCAGCCAGGATGAGATGTACCAGGCGCTGATCCAGCCGCTGGTGGACAAGCTCATCGAGGGATACCCGTGCACCGCACTCGCCTACGGGCAGACGGGAACGGGCAAGAGCTACTCTATGGGCATGGCCCCACCCGACAAG CCCGAGCACCTGGGTGTTCTGCCTCGAGTTCTGGCCGAAATTTTGGATCGCGTGACCGCCAGGCAGGAAAACCACAAGGATCCCATTCGGGTGTACGCCTCCTTCATAGAGATCTACAATGAGAAACCCTACGATCTGCTAAGCTCCACGCCACATATGCCCATGGTGGTGGCGCGTAGCCAGCAATGCACCTGCCTTCCTTTGCACAGTCAGGAGGAACTGCAGTTCATATTGGAACTGGGCACTCGGAATCGAcgcgttcgtcccaccaatATGAATTCCAACAGTTCTCGATCTCATGCCATAGTCACCATTCATGTGAAGAGTGAAACCCATCACTCCAGGATGAATATTGTGGATCTGGCCGGTTCGGAAGGCGTGAGGCGTACTGGGCACGAGGGCGTGGCCAGGCAGGAGGGCGTCAACATCAATCTGGGCCTGTTAAGCATCAACAAGGTTGTGATGGCCATGGCGGCGGGCCACATGGTGATTCCATACCGCGACAGCGTCCTCACCACAGTTTTGCAGG AGTCGCTCACCGCGCAGTCGTATCTGACCTTTCTGGCCTGCATCAGTCCGCATCGATGCGATCTCACCGAGACGATGTCCACGTTGCGTTTTGGCACCGGTGCCAAGAAGCTTCGCCTGAATCCGATGCAAATGGCGCAGCAGAAG CAATTGCTGGCCGCACGGACACCACACGTCTTCCGCCAGGTGCTGAGCACCTCGACGGTCACCGGCAACCAGACGCCGAAATCAAAATGCAGCACGGTCAAACCGCTGACCGGCGGGCTCCGTCGAACCCGCTCCGAACTTGGCATGACGCCCAAAGCCAAGAAAAG GACTCGCATGATATTGGGGCAGGAGGAGACCACGCTGGAGCCCTCGTCCGTTCACAGCACGGACAGCTGCCAAACTCTGTTAGGCTTCCACTGCGACATCGATCAAGATAGGGATCTGATGCCCCCACCAGGGGTTGAGCCTAGCCAACCCAGCAGGCTGCACTCCACCGCAATGACCATTGCCGAAGAGATCGAACCCGAGCCCGAGGAGCCGTCCACAGTGGAACAACCAATAAATCCCACCACAGCACGCTACCAGCTTTTCCACACGAACATTAGCCCCATTAGTTTGCGGGCATCCAGCAGTCAGCGGGAAGTTAGCGGCCTCCAGCCAATGGAGGATACAACAGTGCCTTTGGCAATGCAATCATGCCTTCGTCGCTCAGCGCGTATAGCAAATCGCCAAAGCAGCGCCGTTCCACGAGTAATGAATTTGCGGCGCAGCCGGCGGCTGGCGGCATTCCGGGAACGTGACACTTCCGTTGCTGTGAAAACCGAGACAGTGACCACACCGCCGCGAGTTAATGATGGAGCGCAGAACGTAAAACCCAATGAATGGTTGGCCAATCATATTAAAACCTTTCTGGACCAGCTTAACAATGGAACCGCTAGGGAGCTGCAAAACATTCCAGGGATCGGTTCAAAGACAGCCTTAAGCTTGACCCTGTACAG ATCCCGCCTGGGTGGCTTCCAAAATCTTAACCAAGTCAAATCCTTGCCCCTCTGGCCCGGAAATCGATGGAAAAGGATTTGTGAAGCGAACTGTCTCGAAACTTGA
- the LOC120456074 gene encoding uncharacterized protein LOC120456074, producing MEQPSEKPQEEEQIDGQSQELIGQLKLQNLAETNLDVEKKSFKQADDQKPPDTCAESSEAVQDLDDNCEKIQVFKDESERPGSAEVEHIKKNEETEKQLAEAIDKKVIEKQELKGIEELEESIAQLNTSGDQLLTGEDESKDQQLPINLEVRLRTNSLGSEKSSENEEKPPEISVSAIQHTGNVEAAPAQHNDQKEAEPDPNEDTQDELNQAENKECLGSAVKQHKIPVEQREDASKHPEEDLPNEQVTQFLRQLVSQLWPELGANPELRLERASAKGDNYLGVVWRLQAATDSKRSLVVKLPPQNRVRRKQFFARPCFLRETAAYEVFLPLTEMIQEKWKIPGEDRFRQHALCFGTRQDEPNECIVLEDLSCAGFFLHNRFLDLSVEHVRRVMLTYAKLHAISLAGKCQFPDRMQELQQLVDIFEQRREDHALGVYFENLKGSALSALLAPEDDFYRVRLEAYFAKGSYFQLLLPLVSGSNCEPFAVMCHGDCWNNNILYKSAQRGELEDVRLIDWQLMRYASPVTDLSYFLFTCTSREFRQSHLKNMLEDYYEELGQQLIRLGEQVEQLFPRPAFDEQVATKAAVGLLLAMMVLPIVTMQGQDVPDLQAISERIEAGATTDLHGAGFLGAGNEATFKQRIREVILDCVDFNYI from the exons ATGGAGCAGCCCAGCGAGAAGccgcaggaggaggagcagatAGATGGACAGAGTCAGGAACTTATAGGGCAACTTAAGTTGCAAAACTTAGCAGAAACTAATCTGGATGTCGAAAAGAAGTCCTTTAAACAAGCTGATGATCAGAAACCACCAGATACTTGTGCTGAAAGCAGCGAAGCAGTGCAAGATTTAGACGATAATTGTGAGAAAATTCAGGTCTTCAAAGATGAGTCGGAGAGACCGGGAAGTGCTGAAGTGGAGCACATTAAAAAGAACGAGGAAACTGAAAAACAGCTAGCCGAAGCGATTGACAAGAAAGTTATCGAAAAACAGGAGCTCAAAGGCATTGAGGAGCTTGAAGAAAGTATTGCCCAATTGAATACATCTGGAGATCAGTTGTTGACAGGAGAAGATGAGTCAAAGGATCAGCAACTGCCAATAAATCTGGAAGTTCGATTAAGAACTAATTCCCTGGGGAGTGAAAAGTCTTCCGAAAATGAAGAAAAGCCTCCAGAAATCTCAGTGAGTGCGATTCAGCACACTGGCAACGTTGAAGCTGCTCCAGCACAGCACAATGATCAAAAGGAAGCCGAACCAGATCCGAATGAAGACACGCAAGATGAACTAAACCAGGCGGAGAATAAAGAGTGCCTAGGCAGCGCTGTGAAGCAACACAAGATTCCTGTAGAGCAACGCGAAGATGCATCCAAGCATCCAGAAGAAGATCTGCCCAACGAGCAGGTTACACAGTTTCTACGTCAGCTGGTCAGCCAACTGTGGCCGGAGCTGGGCGCCAATCCAGAACTGCGTCTTGAAAGAGCGAGTGCCAAGGGTGACAATTATTTGGGCGTGGTGTGGCGTCTACAGGCGGCCACCGATTCGAAACGCAGCCTGGTGGTTAAGCTGCCGCCACAGAATCGCGTGCGCCGCAAGCAATTCTTTGCACGACCATGTTTCCTGCGCGAAACGGCAGCATACGAGGTCTTTCTGCCGCTAACTGAGATGATTCAGGAGAAGTGGAAAATACCCGGAGAAGATCGTTTTCGGCAGCACGCCCTCTGCTTCGGAACTCGCCAGGATGAGCCAAATGAGTGCATTGTTCTGGAGGATCTGTCCTGTGCCGGGTTCTTTCTCCACAATCGGTTTCTGGACCTATCCGTCGAGCATGTGCGTCGCGTAATGCTCACCTATGCCAAATTACATGCCATATCATTGGCCGGAAAGTGCCAGTTCCCCGATAGAATGCAAGAACTGCAGCAGCTGGTGGACATCTTTGAGCAGCGACGCGAGGATCATGCCTTGGGTGTCTACTTCGAGAATCTCAAAGGCAGTGCCCTATCTGCACTGCTCGCACCGGAGGATGACTTCTACAGAGTCCGTCTGGAGGCGTATTTTGCCAAGGGATCGTACTTTCAGTTGCTGCTCCCTTTGGTCAGCGGATCCAATTGCGAACCCTTCGCTGTCATGTGCCATGGCGATTGCTGGAATAACAACATTCTTTACAAGAGTGCACAGCGGGGAGAGCTTGAAGACGTGCGCCTGATCGACTGGCAACTGATGCGATATGCTTCACCGGTCACCGATTTATCCTACTTCCTCTTCACCTGCACTTCGCGGGAATTCAGGCAGAGCCACCTCAAAAATATGCTAGAGGATTACTATGAAGAGTTGGGCCAGCAGCTAATTAG ACTAGGCGAGCAGGTGGAGCAACTTTTTCCCCGACCAGCATTCGATGAACAGGTGGCCACAAAGGCGGCTGTGGGCCTACTGCTCGCCATGATGGTTCTACCTATTGTAACGATGCAGGGTCAGGATGTGCCCGACCTGCAAGCGATTAGCGAACGAATCGAAGCTGGGGCCACCACGGACCTCCATGGTGCTGGTTTCCTGGGCGCGGGCAACGAGGCTACTTTTAAGCAACGCATACGCGAGGTGATCCTCGACTGTGTGGACTTTAACTACATATAA
- the LOC120455685 gene encoding transcription factor grauzone, producing MICRLCLDDAEHSVPIFDQEDSGDQPVPSNLAELIEKHLQLVLLPNDGVSKSLCTQCWQQLADFEQFCAMVMKKQLGLQQLKMEPFSEDEDADTKAQILCEPEIDVSPAAADNEECNEIDGDASSSSSRSSSVRTSSRRGMRLPSPIRRSMRLPRTVTAPKTQTVKAKARTKPHKEEADDDEDAEGDAESRSTNSREMDSYIALHGRLECCICGGDDQFPNFAEMKRHFRNHHQSLGYVVCCQRRYKKRALYVDHLHMHNDPNYFRCKICSKQLVSRISYDVHMLRFHPNKDDLSFACDQCSKRFSKQFLLTIHSRVHQQERNEQCKHCDRSFRTAVDLRLHMRRTHDPAFVPFICDSCGAKFKTKQNLLVHKRTVHREGSQLPEVQCQECQVWLSDENSLRKHMYMHLDAASLRQWKCEQCGLEKGSRAKLAAHIRYHHPKEYHKCTHCAKEFKSSRSLEEHTATHTGQDLYECAFCERTFKNSGNMHKHRRQMHAAQVAALQQQKKVPPSKRKDKGDLLLDVLAAGGKEVNRVMGVGHMND from the exons ATGATATGCCGCCTGTGCCTGGACGATGCGGAGCACAGCGTGCCAATCTTCGACCAGGAAGACTCCGGCGATCAGCCGGTGCCCTCCAATCTGGCGGAGCTAATTGAGAAGCACCTGCAGTTGGTG CTCCTGCCCAACGATGGGGTGTCCAAGAGCCTCTGCACCCAATGCTGGCAGCAGTTGGCCGACTTCGAGCAGTTCTGCGCCATGGTGATGAAGAAACAGTTGGGCCTACAGCAACTGAAGATGGAGCCGTTCTCTGAGGACGAGGATGCGGACACAAAGGCACAGATCCTGTGCGAACCGGAGATAGATGTGAGTCCTGCGGCCGCGGACAACGAGGAGTGTAACGAAATCGACGGGGACgccagtagcagcagcagtaggAGCAGTAGCGTCCGAACGTCATCGCGACGGGGAATGCGCCTGCCCTCGCCCATTAGACGCAGCATGCGTCTACCCCGGACAGTCACAGCACCCAAAACCCAGACGGTCAAGGCCAAGGCCAGGACGAAGCCACACAAAGAGGAGGCCGACGACGATGAGGATGCCGAGGGCGATGCGGAGAGCCGCAGCACCAATAGCCGGGAAATGGACAGCTATATCGCTCTGCACGGCCGTTTGGAGTGCTGCATTTGCGGTGGCGACGATCAGTTTCCCAATTTTGCCGAGATGAAGCGGCACTTCCGGAATCATCACCAGTCCCTTGGATATGTGGTCTGCTGCCAGCGGCGCTACAAGAAGCGTGCCCTCTACGTGGACCATCTACACATGCACAACGATCCGAATTACTTTAG GTGCAAGATCTGCTCCAAGCAACTGGTCAGCCGAATTAGCTACGATGTACACATGCTGCGCTTCCACCCCAACAAGGACGACCTGAGCTTCGCATGCGATCAGTGCTCCAAGCGGTTTTCCAAGCAGTTCCTTCTCACCATTCACTCCAGGGTGCACCAGCAGGAGCGCAACGAGCAGTGCAAGCACTGCGACAGATC CTTCCGCACTGCCGTTGATCTGCGACTGCACATGCGACGCACTCATGACCCAGCCTTCGTGCCTTTTATCTGCGACTCGTGCGGCGCCAAGTTCAAGACGAAGCAGAACCTGCTAGTGCACAAGCGGACCGTGCATCGCGAGGGCTCCCAGCTGCCGGAGGTACAGTGCCAGGAGTGCCAGGTGTGGCTGTCCGACGAGAACAGTTTGCGCAAGCACATGTACATGCATCTCGATGCCGCCTCGCTGCGGCAGTGGAAGTGCGAGCAGTGCGGCTTGGAGAAGGGATCGCGAGCTAAGCTGGCGGCTCACATACGCTACCATCATCCAAAGGAGTACCACAAATGCACGCACTGCGCCAAGGAGTTCAAGAGCAGTCGCAGCCTCGAGGAGCACACGGCCACGCATACCGGCCAGGATTTGTATGAGTGCGCCTTCTGCGAGCGCACCTTCAAGAACTCGGGAAACATGCACAAGCACCGCCGCCAGATGCACGCCGCCCAGGTGGCCGccctgcagcagcagaagaaagTGCCACCCAGTAAGCGCAAGGACAAGGGTGATCTTCTACTCGACGTCCTGGCCGCCGGAGGCAAGGAAGTAAACCGGGTCATGGGTGTGGGACACATGAATGACTGA
- the LOC120455688 gene encoding enhancer of yellow 2 transcription factor → MSVSAAVDQYTVLTGDRSKIKDLLCSRLTECGWRDEVRLMCRNILLEKGTNNSFTVEQLITEVTPKARTLVPDAVKKELLMKIRTILTENEEADEAEEEP, encoded by the coding sequence ATGAGCGTTTCTGCCGCTGTTGACCAGTACACGGTGCTTACTGGGGACCGTTCCAAGATCAAGGACTTGCTCTGTAGCCGTCTCACGGAGTGTGGCTGGCGGGACGAGGTGCGCCTGATGTGCCGCAACATCCTGCTGGAGAAGGGCACCAACAACAGCTTCACCGTGGAGCAGTTGATCACTGAGGTGACGCCGAAGGCTCGCACCCTGGTGCCGGATGCCGTCAAAAAGGAACTGCTAATGAAGATTCGCACCATTCTCACGGAGAATGAGGAGGCCGACGAAGCGGAGGAAGAGCCCTAG
- the LOC120455684 gene encoding transcription factor grauzone, with product MICRLCLEDAEHGVPIFGQESPVGQPALRQLAELIERHLLLVLADNDAVSTCLCNRCWRQLVEIEHFCSMVAEKQRSLHRSLQLKTELPELPELTEPEPALVVWNTESPIEPKLSYEGDDIKDHILCEPVIDALSAGDEKDSDYGDTFEPDFEPESQPDEEEPEPDPVKPRPRGRPRKTALQQTHQIIKRKYEKRKQQNKAKITELSLRESRARQRELKRSSAGAEDDQDGDEDEEEEEDARGELTPDADEQPKPRGKRGRPKTKKLITGDDNDDPSEAPVKRSSIKEMDDYIAANVKLDCAICAAPLEDFNDLKRHFRVEHDCTGYVKCCNNRYKKRTLYVDHLHCHKDPQYFSCQSCRKNFLNRNSQVMHMLRFHSQQQELVHQCAICEARFAKKFLLTMHLKGHKGTERPEVCDTCSKTFRTKFELSAHVKRMHAADFTPIICDICGTHFRSKANFLIHKKALHPDGPVAEVQCTLCGRWLRDERSLRKHLARHDDRDGDTKYRCLLCNAEKSSRAALSSHMRYHHSAKRHKCSLCDKEFKLPRALAEHMATHTGIDLYQCQFCTRTFKSHANMHNHKKKMHPNDWVRKYSQPSSSITSTAAPVALPNHPNQIAPPAAVPANLAGHMLPPLGGIAKSLIEIPDTEGFDFVSNSSVCPTPD from the exons ATGATATGCCGACTCTGCCTGGAGGATGCTGAGCACGGGGTGCCCATTTTCGGGCAGGAATCGCCAGTGGGGCAACCGGCGCTTCGCCAGCTTGCCGAGCTGATCGAGCGAcatctgctgctggtg TTGGCGGATAACGATGCAGTGTCCACGTGCCTGTGCAACCGCTGCTGGCGGCAGCTGGTCGAAATCGAGCACTTCTGTTCCATGGTGGCGGAGAAGCAGCGGTCGCTGCACCGCTCCCTGCAGCTTAAAACGGAGTTGCCGGAGCTGCCCGAACTGACGGAGCCGGAGCCCGCCCTGGTTGTGTGGAACACAGAGTCTCCGATCGAGCCAAAGCTTAGCTACGAGGGCGATGACATTAAGGACCACATACTGTGCGAGCCCGTCATCGACGCCTTGTCAGCGGGCGATGAAAAGGACAGTGACTATGGCGACACCTTTGAGCCGGACTTTGAGCCGGAATCGCAGCCGGATGAAGAAGAGCCCGAGCCGGATCCGGTGAAACCACGCCCCCGAGGAAGGCCGCGCAAAACGGCGCTGCAGCAAACGCATCAGATCATCAAAAGGAAGTACGAGAAGCGCAAACAGCAGAACAAGGCCAAGATCACAGAGTTATCATTGAGGGAATCAAGGGCCCGGCAAAGGGAGCTCAAACGCAGCAGTGCTGGAGCAGAGGACGATCAGGATGGCGACGAAGACgaagaggaggaagaggatGCCAGGGGCGAGCTAACTCCAGATGCCGATGAACAGCCAAAGCCTCGCGGCAAACGTGGTCGACCCAAGACCAAGAAACTGATCACCGGCGACGATAATGATGATCCCTCGGAGGCGCCCGTCAAGCGCAGCAGCATTAAGGAAATGGACGACTATATAGCCGCCAATGTTAAGCTGGACTGCGCCATTTGCGCAGCCCCGCTAGAGGACTTTAACGATCTCAAGCGCCACTTTCGCGTGGAGCACGATTGCACCGGCTATGTGAAGTGTTGCAATAATCGGTACAAGAAGCGGACGCTGTACGTCGACCATTTGCACTGCCACAAGGATCCCCAGTACTTTAGCTGCCAGAGCTGCCGCAAGAACTTCCTTAACCGCAACAGTCAGGTGATGCACATGCTGCGCTTTCAttcgcagcagcaggagctggtCCACCAGTGCGCCATCTGCGAGGCGCGCTTTGCCAAGAAATTCCTGCTGACCATGCACCTAAAGGGACACAAGGGCACCGAGCGTCCCGAGGTGTGCGACACCTGCAGCAAGAC ATTCCGCACCAAGTTCGAGCTAAGTGCCCATGTAAAGCGCATGCATGCGGCGGATTTTACGCCCATCATATGCGACATTTGCGGTACACACTTCAGGAGCAAGGCCAACTTCCTCATCCACAAGAAGGCGCTGCATCCGGACGGGCCCGTGGCGGAGGTGCAGTGTACCCTGTGCGGCCGCTGGCTGCGGGACGAACGGAGCCTGCGCAAGCATCTGGCACGCCACGATGACCGCGACGGCGACACCAAGTACCGATGCCTGCTCTGCAATGCAGAGAAGTCATCCCGTGCCGCACTCAGCAGCCACATGCGGTACCATCACTCCGCCAAGCGGCACAAGTGCAGTCTCTGCGACAAGGAGTTTAAGCTGCCGCGGGCATTAGCC GAGCACATGGCCACTCACACAGGCATCGATCTGTACCAATGCCAGTTCTGCACACGCACCTTCAAGTCTCACGCCAACATGCACAACCACAAGAAGAAGATGCATCCCAACGACTGGGTGAGAAAGTACTCGCAGCCCAGCAGTAGCATTACCTCCACAGCGGCTCCAGTTGCTCTCCCCAATCATCCTAACCAGATTGCTCCTCCAGCGGCAGTTCCAGCCAACTTAGCCGGACACATGCTGCCCCCACTTGGTGGCATTGCCAAGTCGCTGATTGAAATACCCGATACCGAGGGTTTCGACTTTGTCAGCAACAGCTCCGTGTGCCCCACGCCCGACTGa
- the LOC120455687 gene encoding receptor expression-enhancing protein 6, which translates to MIYANAVYIVSLLVGCFYPAFASYKILNNQKRNDNDLRGWLTYWIAYGVYVAFDFFTAGLVAFIPFLSEFKLLLLLWMLPTVGGGNEVIYEEFLRSFFSCNESFDQVLTRVTLAGSELVGQLVGSVLGHLMILADTYLLPRGHRPALQITPSIEDLVNDVIAKRQLEEKRKQIDNLSDTITEIMGDKTDLSKDLLNGSESDVLVLKEHISKPKEKPKTPPKPMRQPTSSNQHEMNLQPQFV; encoded by the coding sequence atgatttatgcGAACGCGGTGTACATTGTGTCCCTGCTGGTGGGCTGTTTCTATCCAGCATTCGCGTCCTACAAGATCCTGAACAATCAGAAGCGTAACGACAATGATCTTCGCGGGTGGTTGACCTACTGGATCGCCTATGGAGTTTACGtggcttttgattttttcacAGCGGGTCTGGTGGCATTCATTCCATTTCTAAGCGAGTTCaagctgctcctcctgctctgGATGCTGCCTACTGTGGGCGGTGGCAATGAGGTGATCTACGAGGAATTCCTGCGATCCTTCTTTAGCTGCAACGAGTCCTTCGATCAGGTCCTCACCCGTGTCACCTTGGCTGGCAGTGAATTGGTGGGCCAACTAGTTGGCTCCGTTCTTGGCCATTTGATGATCTTGGCAGATACCTATCTTCTTCCCCGCGGGCATCGTCCTGCCCTCCAAATTACCCCCAGCATCGAGGATCTAGTCAACGATGTGATAGCCAAGAGACAGCTGGAAGAGAAGCGGAAACAAATAGATAACCTATCCGATACCATCACCGAGATTATGGGAGACAAGACCGATTTAAGTAAGGATCTGCTGAACGGATCTGAATCCGATGTACTGGTCCTTAAGGAGCATATTTCCAAGCCCAAGGAGAAACCTAAAACGCCGCCGAAGCCAATGCGTCAGCCAACATCGAGCAACCAGCATGAAATGAATCTTCAGCCGCAGTTTGTGTAA
- the LOC120456830 gene encoding uncharacterized protein LOC120456830, with protein MDLKTQYKRSDAMEPAESPEKLIKSVRRSDVLKNVSNMSAHDLSCGDLSDIDLKDVPAQLEATLKPRRYEASTLFNIDLDEIWEPSCEENEVQQYKERAQKEQQKFFDFVMHAALDTDNRKVNFQPNKEQQRHLDQGPNLQNFVRGSLAFTNSAIRFQAEHEDMMELQCNLEDHYLYMRNTMINNAIHQNLAGQRRS; from the exons ATGGATTTAAAAACGCAATATAAACGAAGCGACGCGATGGAGCCAGCCGAAAGTCcagaaaaattaataaaatccGTACGCCGTAGTGACGTACTGAAAAACGTGAGCAATATGAGTGCCCACGATCTGTCGTGCGGTGATCTCTCCGACATCGATCTCAAGGACGTGCCCGCCCAACTGGAGGCCACTTTGAAACCGCGTCGCTACGAAGCAAGCACTTTGTTTAACATTGACCTGGACGAAA TCTGGGAACCCAGCTGTGAGGAGAACGAGGTGCAGCAGTACAAGGAGCGCGCCCAGAAGGAGCAGCAAAAGTTCTTTGACTTCGTGATGCATGCGGCTCTGGACACGGACAACCGAAAGGTTAACTTCCAGCCCAACAAGGAGCAGCAACGTCACCTAGATCAGGGCCCCAATTTGCAGAACTTCGTGCGAGGCTCATTGGCTTTTACAAATTCGGCCATCCGATTTCAGGCGGAGCACGAGGACATGATGGAGCTGCAGTGCAATTTGGAGGATCATTACCTGTATATGAGAAACACCATGATTAACAACGCTATACACCAGAATTTGGCCGGCCAACGAAGGTCCTAA
- the LOC120456831 gene encoding transmembrane protein 242: protein MSEAGTNADAVAAEKERKFRIQAAAFLGLVGGVSALFGFSRTLATAKKTDSKVLQQAGTRQGMILMDEGATLALRALGWGTLYAVMGTGAFCYGFWKLSGAKDFQEFRLKMGNALPRITKDEPPASRTDFESLTDLMKYLAAWNKE from the exons ATGAGCGAGGCCGGCACCAACGCGGATGCAGTGGCGGCCGAGAAGGAGCGCAAGTTTCGCATCCAGG CCGCCGCCTTTCTGGGCTTGGTGGGCGGGGTGTCCGCTCTGTTTGGCTTCTCGCGCACGCTGGCCACCGCCAAGAAGACGGATAGCAAGGTCCTCCAGCAGGCTGGAACCCGGCAAGGCATGATACTGATGGACGAGGGCGCCACCTTAGCCCTGCGGGCACTGGGCTGGGGCACACTGTACGCCGTGATGGGCACCGGCGCCTTCTGCTACGGCTTCTGGAAGCTATCTGGAGCCAAAGAT TTCCAGGAGTTTCGCCTCAAGATGGGCAATGCACTGCCAAGAATCACCAAGGACGAACCACCAGCCAGCCGCACCGATTTCGAGAGTCTCACGGACCTCATGAAATACCTGGCAGCCTGGAACAAAGAATGA